One genomic region from Populus nigra chromosome 8, ddPopNigr1.1, whole genome shotgun sequence encodes:
- the LOC133702159 gene encoding uncharacterized protein At1g51745-like isoform X2 has product MRFLRVVWSRQDQALLLNFLAARMPVYALFCWFRDWYNLEKSKRVKAFRCGEYDECIEKAKTSAANGNKRAVKYARREDAILHALEIENARLGRDQLDFFSRSDNLGEEHGSSAKESSMSFSGKEDGDMTDGDSYSEDNSDMDADSDSGLDADSGLGSDLAPELSESGTSSEEPNYNGACKMQSLPGKRRRTPNDSEDDGTEGIKRMRGLEDLGIGVGDSNTGNCMHNICPVNGSKGYNLLLKRKRSQVANVNELLKRKNRHRPLTKVLESTAMVCVPVICDHLSSPSSLPLPGLSDSKISGIESNGSRKDCSVATNNNSDSYGVSCENGSSSKSSDHAYDAALINYKLKKEKDISSISRPAENISVDRLFDVPFVGEEKHSTGFSPILVSCSPGKHQIGGLGKQFSQSSQAEAVLLKNEACNESGSTSLAAACVYNNFSQRIEKGASKWQLKGKRNSRHTSKNRKQDSRKDDMDDEPNAYLAGMEHLDGFRQGPDQKVDCGGGKSEPFSEYHVDAVQDQSKSSSHGEGMRAATVELSVPQRSLPYRQSRFMVNSRYQTSDFPGRNFSSCSKLFNVEIKVQRNYRQQHVPLVSLMSKLNGKAIVGHPLTIENLDDGYSDLMLGSNERDTTHVKEGETPKLGYAAMRNIEAGRTPARRMTMKPRSSPRKSHKLRKCGLLSKKIRKLSSLTGKRVEDRKLVVEKPEGPVIACIPLKLVFSRINEAVNGSARQTHRALPSRNS; this is encoded by the exons ATGAGATTTCTGAGGGTAGTTTGGTCTCGCCAAGATCAGGCACTCCTGTTAAACTTCTTGGCCGCGAGGATGCCAGTGT ATGCTTTATTTTGTTGGTTTAGGGATTGGTATAATCTTGAAAAGTCGAAGAGGGTGAAGGCATTTCGATGTGGGGAATATGATGAATGCATTGAAAAGGCAAAGACTTCCGCTGCTAATGGTAATAAGAGAGCTGTGAAATATGCTCGGAGAGAAGATGCCATTCTCCACGCCTTAGAGATTGAGAATGCTCGCCTAGGCAGGGATCAACTGGACTTCTTCTCTAGAAGTGATAATTTGGGTGAAGAGCATGGTAGTTCAGCCAAAGAATCAAGCATGTCTTTTTCTGGAAAAGAAGATGGTGATATGACTGATGGGGATAGTTATTCTGAAGACAATTCAGACATGGATGCAGATTCAGATTCTGGTTTGGATGCTGATTCAGGCTTGGGTTCAGATTTAGCACCAGAATTATCAGAGTCTGGTACATCCTCTGAGGAGCCAAATTATAATGGTGCTTGTAAGATGCAGTCTTTGCCAGGAAAGAGGAGAAGAACCCCAAATGATTCTGAGGATGATGGAACAGAAGGAATTAAGCGAATGAGAGGACTTGAGGATCTTGGAATTGGTGTAGGAGATTCAAACACCGGGAATTGTATGCATAATATCTGTCCTGTAAATGGTAGCAAAGGTTATAACTTGttactgaaaagaaaaaggtcTCAAGTAGCAAATGTTAATGAgctcttgaaaagaaaaaatcgtCACCGGCCATTGACAAAAGTTTTAGAGAGTACGGCCATGGTGTGTGTTCCAGTTATTTGTGACCATCTTTCCAGTCCAAGTAGCTTGCCTCTTCCGGGATTATCTGACAGTAAGATTTCTGGAATAGAATCAAATGGGTCTAGAAAAGACTGTTCCGTTGCAACCAATAATAACTCAGACAGTTATGGAGTTTCTTGTGAGAATGGTAGCTCATCAAAGTCTTCTGATCATGCTTATGATGCTGCTCTCATTAATTACAAgttgaagaaggaaaaagataTTTCCAGCATATCCAGGCCAGCTGAGAACATTTCTGTGGACAGGTTATTTGATGTGCCATTTGTTGGGGAGGAAAAACACTCTACAG GTTTTTCTCCAATACTTGTGTCCTGTTCACCTGGAAAGCATCAAATTGGTGGATTGGGGAAGCAATTTAGTCAAAGCAGTCAAGCAGAAGCTGTATTGTTGAAAAATGAAGCATGCAACGAATCTGGTTCTACTAGTCTGGCAGCTGCCTGTGTTTATAATAATTTCAGCCAGAGGATAGAGAAAGGTGCTTCAAAGTGGCAGTTAAAAGGAAAGAGGAATTCAAGACACACAAGTAAAAATAGAAAGCAAGACTCAAGAAAAGATGACATGGATGATGAACCCAATGCTTACTTGGCAGGTATGGAGCACTTGGATGGATTCCGTCAGGGTCCTGATCAGAAAGTTGATTGTGGTGGAGGTAAATCCGAACCGTTTTCTGAATACCATGTGGATGCTGTTCAGGACCAGAGCAAGTCTTCTTCTCATGGGGAAGGTATGAGGGCGGCAACGGTGGAGTTGTCTGTGCCTCAAAGGTCACTTCCATACCGTCAATCACGCTTCATGGTTAATTCCAGATATCAGACATCAGATTTTCCTGGAAGAAACTTCTCCTCGTGTTCAAAACTATTTAATGTTGAGATCAAGGTTCAACGCAACTACCGGCAGCAGCATGTTCCGTTGGTTTCTCTAATGAGTAAATTGAATGGTAAAGCCATTGTCGGTCACCCTTTAACAATTGAGAATCTAGATGATGGCTATTCTGATCTGATGCTTGGTAGTAATGAAAGGGATACAACTCATGTTAAGGAAGGGGAAACTCCCAAACTGGGTTATGCGGCTATGCGAAATATAGAGGCTGGTAGGACACCTGCCAGGCGTATGACAATGAAACCAAGATCTTCACCAAgaaaatcacacaaattaagGAAATGTGGGTTGCTTTCTAAAAAGATTCGGAAACTGTCTTCTTTGACAGGGAAAAGAGTAGAAGATAGAAAACTGGTGGTGGAGAAGCCCGAGGGTCCTGTTATAGCTTGTATCCCCCTCAAACTAGTGTTCAGTAGGATAAATGAGGCAGTGAATGGTTCAGCAAGGCAAACACACCGTGCCTTACCATCAAGAAACTCGTGA
- the LOC133702159 gene encoding uncharacterized protein At1g51745-like isoform X3: MRDWYNLEKSKRVKAFRCGEYDECIEKAKTSAANGNKRAVKYARREDAILHALEIENARLGRDQLDFFSRSDNLGEEHGSSAKESSMSFSGKEDGDMTDGDSYSEDNSDMDADSDSGLDADSGLGSDLAPELSESGTSSEEPNYNGACKMQSLPGKRRRTPNDSEDDGTEGIKRMRGLEDLGIGVGDSNTGNCMHNICPVNGSKGYNLLLKRKRSQVANVNELLKRKNRHRPLTKVLESTAMVCVPVICDHLSSPSSLPLPGLSDSKISGIESNGSRKDCSVATNNNSDSYGVSCENGSSSKSSDHAYDAALINYKLKKEKDISSISRPAENISVDRLFDVPFVGEEKHSTGFSPILVSCSPGKHQIGGLGKQFSQSSQAEAVLLKNEACNESGSTSLAAACVYNNFSQRIEKGASKWQLKGKRNSRHTSKNRKQDSRKDDMDDEPNAYLAGMEHLDGFRQGPDQKVDCGGGKSEPFSEYHVDAVQDQSKSSSHGEGMRAATVELSVPQRSLPYRQSRFMVNSRYQTSDFPGRNFSSCSKLFNVEIKVQRNYRQQHVPLVSLMSKLNGKAIVGHPLTIENLDDGYSDLMLGSNERDTTHVKEGETPKLGYAAMRNIEAGRTPARRMTMKPRSSPRKSHKLRKCGLLSKKIRKLSSLTGKRVEDRKLVVEKPEGPVIACIPLKLVFSRINEAVNGSARQTHRALPSRNS, from the exons ATGAG GGATTGGTATAATCTTGAAAAGTCGAAGAGGGTGAAGGCATTTCGATGTGGGGAATATGATGAATGCATTGAAAAGGCAAAGACTTCCGCTGCTAATGGTAATAAGAGAGCTGTGAAATATGCTCGGAGAGAAGATGCCATTCTCCACGCCTTAGAGATTGAGAATGCTCGCCTAGGCAGGGATCAACTGGACTTCTTCTCTAGAAGTGATAATTTGGGTGAAGAGCATGGTAGTTCAGCCAAAGAATCAAGCATGTCTTTTTCTGGAAAAGAAGATGGTGATATGACTGATGGGGATAGTTATTCTGAAGACAATTCAGACATGGATGCAGATTCAGATTCTGGTTTGGATGCTGATTCAGGCTTGGGTTCAGATTTAGCACCAGAATTATCAGAGTCTGGTACATCCTCTGAGGAGCCAAATTATAATGGTGCTTGTAAGATGCAGTCTTTGCCAGGAAAGAGGAGAAGAACCCCAAATGATTCTGAGGATGATGGAACAGAAGGAATTAAGCGAATGAGAGGACTTGAGGATCTTGGAATTGGTGTAGGAGATTCAAACACCGGGAATTGTATGCATAATATCTGTCCTGTAAATGGTAGCAAAGGTTATAACTTGttactgaaaagaaaaaggtcTCAAGTAGCAAATGTTAATGAgctcttgaaaagaaaaaatcgtCACCGGCCATTGACAAAAGTTTTAGAGAGTACGGCCATGGTGTGTGTTCCAGTTATTTGTGACCATCTTTCCAGTCCAAGTAGCTTGCCTCTTCCGGGATTATCTGACAGTAAGATTTCTGGAATAGAATCAAATGGGTCTAGAAAAGACTGTTCCGTTGCAACCAATAATAACTCAGACAGTTATGGAGTTTCTTGTGAGAATGGTAGCTCATCAAAGTCTTCTGATCATGCTTATGATGCTGCTCTCATTAATTACAAgttgaagaaggaaaaagataTTTCCAGCATATCCAGGCCAGCTGAGAACATTTCTGTGGACAGGTTATTTGATGTGCCATTTGTTGGGGAGGAAAAACACTCTACAG GTTTTTCTCCAATACTTGTGTCCTGTTCACCTGGAAAGCATCAAATTGGTGGATTGGGGAAGCAATTTAGTCAAAGCAGTCAAGCAGAAGCTGTATTGTTGAAAAATGAAGCATGCAACGAATCTGGTTCTACTAGTCTGGCAGCTGCCTGTGTTTATAATAATTTCAGCCAGAGGATAGAGAAAGGTGCTTCAAAGTGGCAGTTAAAAGGAAAGAGGAATTCAAGACACACAAGTAAAAATAGAAAGCAAGACTCAAGAAAAGATGACATGGATGATGAACCCAATGCTTACTTGGCAGGTATGGAGCACTTGGATGGATTCCGTCAGGGTCCTGATCAGAAAGTTGATTGTGGTGGAGGTAAATCCGAACCGTTTTCTGAATACCATGTGGATGCTGTTCAGGACCAGAGCAAGTCTTCTTCTCATGGGGAAGGTATGAGGGCGGCAACGGTGGAGTTGTCTGTGCCTCAAAGGTCACTTCCATACCGTCAATCACGCTTCATGGTTAATTCCAGATATCAGACATCAGATTTTCCTGGAAGAAACTTCTCCTCGTGTTCAAAACTATTTAATGTTGAGATCAAGGTTCAACGCAACTACCGGCAGCAGCATGTTCCGTTGGTTTCTCTAATGAGTAAATTGAATGGTAAAGCCATTGTCGGTCACCCTTTAACAATTGAGAATCTAGATGATGGCTATTCTGATCTGATGCTTGGTAGTAATGAAAGGGATACAACTCATGTTAAGGAAGGGGAAACTCCCAAACTGGGTTATGCGGCTATGCGAAATATAGAGGCTGGTAGGACACCTGCCAGGCGTATGACAATGAAACCAAGATCTTCACCAAgaaaatcacacaaattaagGAAATGTGGGTTGCTTTCTAAAAAGATTCGGAAACTGTCTTCTTTGACAGGGAAAAGAGTAGAAGATAGAAAACTGGTGGTGGAGAAGCCCGAGGGTCCTGTTATAGCTTGTATCCCCCTCAAACTAGTGTTCAGTAGGATAAATGAGGCAGTGAATGGTTCAGCAAGGCAAACACACCGTGCCTTACCATCAAGAAACTCGTGA
- the LOC133702159 gene encoding uncharacterized protein At1g51745-like isoform X1, with translation MGSSSADPNCNINNINTKAIDASVGALVWVRRRNGSWWPGRIVGLDEISEGSLVSPRSGTPVKLLGREDASVDWYNLEKSKRVKAFRCGEYDECIEKAKTSAANGNKRAVKYARREDAILHALEIENARLGRDQLDFFSRSDNLGEEHGSSAKESSMSFSGKEDGDMTDGDSYSEDNSDMDADSDSGLDADSGLGSDLAPELSESGTSSEEPNYNGACKMQSLPGKRRRTPNDSEDDGTEGIKRMRGLEDLGIGVGDSNTGNCMHNICPVNGSKGYNLLLKRKRSQVANVNELLKRKNRHRPLTKVLESTAMVCVPVICDHLSSPSSLPLPGLSDSKISGIESNGSRKDCSVATNNNSDSYGVSCENGSSSKSSDHAYDAALINYKLKKEKDISSISRPAENISVDRLFDVPFVGEEKHSTGFSPILVSCSPGKHQIGGLGKQFSQSSQAEAVLLKNEACNESGSTSLAAACVYNNFSQRIEKGASKWQLKGKRNSRHTSKNRKQDSRKDDMDDEPNAYLAGMEHLDGFRQGPDQKVDCGGGKSEPFSEYHVDAVQDQSKSSSHGEGMRAATVELSVPQRSLPYRQSRFMVNSRYQTSDFPGRNFSSCSKLFNVEIKVQRNYRQQHVPLVSLMSKLNGKAIVGHPLTIENLDDGYSDLMLGSNERDTTHVKEGETPKLGYAAMRNIEAGRTPARRMTMKPRSSPRKSHKLRKCGLLSKKIRKLSSLTGKRVEDRKLVVEKPEGPVIACIPLKLVFSRINEAVNGSARQTHRALPSRNS, from the exons ATGGGTAGTAGCTCTGCTGACCCCAACTGTAATATCAACAACATCAACACCAAAGCCATTGATGCATCTGTGGGTGCTTTAGTTTGGGTCCGCCGGAGAAACGGCTCATGGTGGCCGGGTCGGATTGTGGGTCTCGATGAGATTTCTGAGGGTAGTTTGGTCTCGCCAAGATCAGGCACTCCTGTTAAACTTCTTGGCCGCGAGGATGCCAGTGT GGATTGGTATAATCTTGAAAAGTCGAAGAGGGTGAAGGCATTTCGATGTGGGGAATATGATGAATGCATTGAAAAGGCAAAGACTTCCGCTGCTAATGGTAATAAGAGAGCTGTGAAATATGCTCGGAGAGAAGATGCCATTCTCCACGCCTTAGAGATTGAGAATGCTCGCCTAGGCAGGGATCAACTGGACTTCTTCTCTAGAAGTGATAATTTGGGTGAAGAGCATGGTAGTTCAGCCAAAGAATCAAGCATGTCTTTTTCTGGAAAAGAAGATGGTGATATGACTGATGGGGATAGTTATTCTGAAGACAATTCAGACATGGATGCAGATTCAGATTCTGGTTTGGATGCTGATTCAGGCTTGGGTTCAGATTTAGCACCAGAATTATCAGAGTCTGGTACATCCTCTGAGGAGCCAAATTATAATGGTGCTTGTAAGATGCAGTCTTTGCCAGGAAAGAGGAGAAGAACCCCAAATGATTCTGAGGATGATGGAACAGAAGGAATTAAGCGAATGAGAGGACTTGAGGATCTTGGAATTGGTGTAGGAGATTCAAACACCGGGAATTGTATGCATAATATCTGTCCTGTAAATGGTAGCAAAGGTTATAACTTGttactgaaaagaaaaaggtcTCAAGTAGCAAATGTTAATGAgctcttgaaaagaaaaaatcgtCACCGGCCATTGACAAAAGTTTTAGAGAGTACGGCCATGGTGTGTGTTCCAGTTATTTGTGACCATCTTTCCAGTCCAAGTAGCTTGCCTCTTCCGGGATTATCTGACAGTAAGATTTCTGGAATAGAATCAAATGGGTCTAGAAAAGACTGTTCCGTTGCAACCAATAATAACTCAGACAGTTATGGAGTTTCTTGTGAGAATGGTAGCTCATCAAAGTCTTCTGATCATGCTTATGATGCTGCTCTCATTAATTACAAgttgaagaaggaaaaagataTTTCCAGCATATCCAGGCCAGCTGAGAACATTTCTGTGGACAGGTTATTTGATGTGCCATTTGTTGGGGAGGAAAAACACTCTACAG GTTTTTCTCCAATACTTGTGTCCTGTTCACCTGGAAAGCATCAAATTGGTGGATTGGGGAAGCAATTTAGTCAAAGCAGTCAAGCAGAAGCTGTATTGTTGAAAAATGAAGCATGCAACGAATCTGGTTCTACTAGTCTGGCAGCTGCCTGTGTTTATAATAATTTCAGCCAGAGGATAGAGAAAGGTGCTTCAAAGTGGCAGTTAAAAGGAAAGAGGAATTCAAGACACACAAGTAAAAATAGAAAGCAAGACTCAAGAAAAGATGACATGGATGATGAACCCAATGCTTACTTGGCAGGTATGGAGCACTTGGATGGATTCCGTCAGGGTCCTGATCAGAAAGTTGATTGTGGTGGAGGTAAATCCGAACCGTTTTCTGAATACCATGTGGATGCTGTTCAGGACCAGAGCAAGTCTTCTTCTCATGGGGAAGGTATGAGGGCGGCAACGGTGGAGTTGTCTGTGCCTCAAAGGTCACTTCCATACCGTCAATCACGCTTCATGGTTAATTCCAGATATCAGACATCAGATTTTCCTGGAAGAAACTTCTCCTCGTGTTCAAAACTATTTAATGTTGAGATCAAGGTTCAACGCAACTACCGGCAGCAGCATGTTCCGTTGGTTTCTCTAATGAGTAAATTGAATGGTAAAGCCATTGTCGGTCACCCTTTAACAATTGAGAATCTAGATGATGGCTATTCTGATCTGATGCTTGGTAGTAATGAAAGGGATACAACTCATGTTAAGGAAGGGGAAACTCCCAAACTGGGTTATGCGGCTATGCGAAATATAGAGGCTGGTAGGACACCTGCCAGGCGTATGACAATGAAACCAAGATCTTCACCAAgaaaatcacacaaattaagGAAATGTGGGTTGCTTTCTAAAAAGATTCGGAAACTGTCTTCTTTGACAGGGAAAAGAGTAGAAGATAGAAAACTGGTGGTGGAGAAGCCCGAGGGTCCTGTTATAGCTTGTATCCCCCTCAAACTAGTGTTCAGTAGGATAAATGAGGCAGTGAATGGTTCAGCAAGGCAAACACACCGTGCCTTACCATCAAGAAACTCGTGA